From Waddliaceae bacterium:
ATTAGTTTCTTTGGCGAGCTTTTCTGAGAATTCCTTGAATTTGGTTGCGCTTTCTTTAAGTTCTTGATTTTTAGATTCTATAAAAGCATCAAAAAAACTTGTTTTTTCAGAGTCTTCTTCAAACCCTAGGAGTAGTAGTAACATTTTTTTTAAATCGTCGTAGTGGTATGAAGGATATCCATCGAGGTATTCGTGGACACGGCTGCTTATTGCGCTGTAATCTTCTTTTGTTGCTATATGACGAGTAATGGCGCAAAGGCGAAGAGTGAAGTTGGCGAGCCTACTATTGATTTCTAAGCCGTGTTTATAACACATATCTTCTTTGACTTCTTCTGGCGATTGTATAGCAAGTGGTAGAGCTCTTATCTCTAGGCTACGCTCAGCTTTTAGTTTTTTTATTGCGTGTTTTGTTTTACATATTTGTAAAATACGAAGAACTAACATCTTTATGCGATGAACTAACATCTTTATGGGTCCATACGTATTTTCTGTTTCCTTACAATGATTAAATCTATGACGAATATGGTAAGGGACTTCGATTTCCATATTGAGTTCTCTAGGGCAAGCTTCCATAGCTCTAAAAAAAGGAATTAGTGCTATGTCGGCGTCAGGAGTTATACCCGACAGTATTTCTGATGGATCACAAAAACCATTTCCAAGGTCCTTATCATCAGCGGGAATTGATGACATAGCTGTTCCAGGAGCTGCTGCTGGTTCCATAGTAATTTTTCTTTATGGTGGATGAAAAATACGATTATAGTGTATCGCTTATGCCTTTGCAATAAAAAAGCTTTTTATGGCATGCTGTAGAGTCGGTTAAAGAAATTTATATTAGGATTGATATGGAAGAAAAAGAACAAGAACTACAATTTCCCTGCGAATACCCTATAAAGATTATGGGTAAAGTTTCCGAGGATTTCGAAGCTGCCGTCGGCAAGATTCTCAAAAAGCATGGTGGCGAAGATATTTTCACTGTCGTTTCGCGGAAAGAGAGTGCCAAAGGGACATATCTTTCTATTACTGTGACGTTCGTCGCCCAGGGTCGTGAAGACGTCGACGCTATATACCGCGATCTTTCGCTGTGCGAGCATGTCGTCATGACAATGTGATTATTATAGCGGATAGCGTATAAACAGTGATCAATGATCAGTTATCAGTAAAAAAGTTACTTTCTATTGCTCATTGCTCAATGTTCAATGTTCAATGCTCAATGTAAATATTGTCTTCTTTCTTTATATGCGGTGTGTAGGTATTTGTGTGCCGTCTTGCTCAGTGGTTTATCGAGGAACTCTTTATATAGTGTTATTATGCTGGTATTGTGGTGCGAGCATCGGAAGGTGCTCTTTTCGTCGTCTCTATAAAGCCCTGCAGCGCGTTT
This genomic window contains:
- a CDS encoding DUF493 domain-containing protein, coding for MEEKEQELQFPCEYPIKIMGKVSEDFEAAVGKILKKHGGEDIFTVVSRKESAKGTYLSITVTFVAQGREDVDAIYRDLSLCEHVVMTM